ACGCAAGGTCCGCGGCCTGCCTCTCATCCATCTTAAACTCACCGTTCGGATCGGCGATGGCCTTTTTTATCGACCAGAAGAACGCGCCGTAAACCTGCCCCTTGTCGTGTTCTTCGGTCCCGACATCTTTCATTGTAAGATTGTTATCGACGTTCCTGAGCCCATCCTCTTTGTTGGGTTTTCGCCCCATGGCAACCGCAAAGTCCTCGCTCATCGCCGAATCGTTGGCATAAAGCGATGCCAGAGCGTCTCCAAAACCCTCGTGTATCGCCCCTCCGTCGCCCTGCCAGCCGCGTCCAAGCTGCGGATTTATCTGATCGAGGACCAGATGACCGAACTCGTGGATGCTTACATCGTTATCTGCCGCCAGATGCCACCTGTCCTGACCCTTGTTCATGTCGCCATATGTGCCAAAGGTAAGGTCCTTTGATTGCGGTGAATACCATGCGTTAAGGTCGCTCACTGCGTTCGCGTGCGCCCTTACAGGGAACGCCTTGGCGGCGCCACTATTCTTCTCGCCAGAGGCCGATTCGTCTGAAAATATCATTGGAAGGTTAACTCCGAGGGCTGTTAAATATCTCTGAACCGAATCAAGGGAGTTATATATCTGTCCCTTATCAAAGCAGTTGCTCGTCACTTTTCGGTCGGGCTGAAATATACTGCATGAATCCATCCCCCCGTGTGCCGGTCCGTCTATCTCCACAAGTTTTCCGTAGAGGCCCTTTTCATCTTCGCGCTCCAGGTCTAAAAGCTCGACCTGCATCGCTTGACCGTCGCTACTTACGTTGTTCTCTTTCGTCCAGACATGCACTATCCTGTTTATCAAATTAAACATAAAGTGCTCCTTTTTTTTGTTTTGTGTTGATAATTACATTGTAGGGAATTTGGGACTGTGCTATCCAGGACATGGGGCGACCTCCTTGGTTTATTCGTGCTCTTGGTTGGGGAACCGTTAGCGCGATTCTTAAAATGTCGGGGGCCGCTCTTTTTTTGCCCGCGACATTTATAAATCTTCAATGCTTATGGGGTTAATATATCAGGGAGAAATTTATAAGCAATCTAAAATATGCAAATTGTGCATATTCTACCATTCCTAAGTTTGGGGTTTAGATTCAATTTGTCAAATATTTTTTATCTTAGGCATACCATTAATATGGATATGGCCGCGGGGGTGATGCCGGAGATGTTCGATGCCTGCGCAAGCGTTACCGGGCGGACCTCTTTTAGCTTTGCCCTGACCTCGTTCGAGATGCTTGTTATCTTATCGTAATCAAGGTCGGCCGGGATCTTAAAATGTTCCAGATCCTTCAGTCTTTCCACGGTCTGATTCTGAAGCTTGATGTATCCCTCATACTTGAGCTCTATCTCTACGGCCGCCCTTATCTCTTCGGGTTCGTTTGAAAGATCCACCGTCCGCTTTCTTCTCAAGGCCTCTTTTGATGCGATGACAAGTCTTTCCATGGATCCTCTTTTCGCCGAAAATCTTTGATATTGCTCGTCGTCTAAAAGGTTTATATTATTCCCGAGCTCTGAAAGCCTCATGTCTGCATTATCCTCACGCAGTATAAGCCTATGTTCAGCGCGCGACGTGAACATTCTGTAAGGTTCTTCGGTCCCCTTTGTAACAAGGTCATCTATCAACACACCTACATAAGCATCGGACCGTGAAAGGATAACTGCCTCCTCATTTAAAATAGACCTAGCAGCATTTACACCGGCCATGAGGCCTTGTGCTGCCGCCTCTTCATATCCGGATGTGCCATTTATCTGCCCGGCGGTATAAAGACCTGAAACATTCTTTACCTCAAGGGTTGGGTAGAGCTGGGTAGGGAGTACAAAATCATATTCAACTGCGTACCCGGCCCTTGCTATCTCGGCCCTTTTAAGGCCTTTAATGGACCTTACTATCTTAAGCTGAACATCTATGGGGAGCGAGGTAGAAAGTCCGTTCACATAGACCTCCGGGATATCCATGCCTTCCGGTTCCAAAAATATCTGATGGCGCTCTCTGCTAGCGAACCTCACGACCTTGTCTTCTATGGACGGGCAATATCTGGGCCCCGTCCCTTTTATCTTCCCGGAAAAAAGCGGCGACCTGTGAATTTCCGCGCGAATTATATCGTGTGTTTCAGCGCTCGTGTGGGTTATGAAACACGGTAGTTGTTCAAGTGGATGTGTCGTTCTCCTAAACGAGAACTTGGGTTGAGGGGTATCCCCGTTTTGTTTCTCAAGTGAACTAAAGTCTATTGTCTCGCTTTTAAGCCTTGGGCAGGTGCCTGTTTTAAGTCTGCCAAGTTTTAACCCTGCATTTATCAAGCTTTTCGAAAGGCCGTGCGATGCAAAATCTCCAGCGCGCCCCCCCTCCTCCTGCTCCATGCCGTAGTGGAGAAGCCCGTTCAGAAAGGTCCCTGTCGTAATGACGACCTTCCTTGCCGCAAGTCTTTCTCCGGTACTCGTCATAATGCCGACAACGCGGCCGTTCTCAACAATAATCTCTTCCGCTATCGCCTCTTTTAGTTCCAGACCCAAATGTAATCCTTCATGCTTCCTGCTTCCTGTTTCTTGCTTCAGGACCTTTTGTATATGCCGCATATAGCTGTTGCGGTCCGATTGACACCTTGTGGCCCTCACGGCAGGGCCCTTGCTCATATTAAGTCTTCTGAATTGTATCCCCGTGAGATCTGCGGCAACGCCCATCTCTCCGCCGAGGGCGTCTATCTCCCTGACTATATGCCCCTTTGCAAGACCGCCGATCGCCGGGTTGCAGCTCATGTGACCTATCGTTGAGACCTTTCCCGTTACAAGGAGAACCCTTTTCTTTTCGCCTCGTTTTGAAAAGATCCTCGCGGCCGACAATGCGGCCTCGACGCCGGCATGTCCTCCGCCTATGATTATTATGTCGTACATTAAAGGTCACTTTCCTATGCAGAACTTTGAAAATATCGAATTTAAGACATCTTCTGTAGTCACTTCGCCCGTTATCTTCATCAGGGCGTTCATTGCGGCCTGTATATGATGAGCCACGAATTCCGCCGATTCTTTTTTAGATATCACTTCCAAAGAGTAGCCTATAGCCGTATCTGCCTCATCAAGCGCGTGCTTGTGACGAAGGTTGGTGATTATCGCGCCATCCGAATCGATCAGCGCGTCTTTATCTACAGAGCTGATAAGCGCCTTCTTAAGCTCTTCCATCCCGACGCCTGTAACGGCGCTTGTCGATATCTTCTTGGTCTTGTCGTCAAAGTCGAACGTCTCTTCGTCCTTATTCTCCGCTATATCGCTTTTATTAAGCAATATTACTCTCTCAATGCTTCCGGTCTCTTCCAGCACTTCAGCGTCCTCTTTATCAAGTGGTCTTGAGGCATCCAGCACCACGAGTACAATGTCGGCCGAACTTAGTTTTTCCTTAGATCTCTTTACTCCTATCTTTTCGATCTCACATGAAGACTCCCTAATGCCTGCCGTATCTGTAATGCTAAAAAGTATCCCGCCAAGTTCCATGCTCTCTTCTATCGTGTCTCTTGTTGTGCCGGGGGTGTGGTGCACTATTGCGCGTTCGTTTCCAATGAGGGCATTGAGCACGCTCGACTTCCCGACGTTTGGTTTGCCAACGATCACTGCCCTGACGCCGTCATGTATCAACCTGCCTTCATTATATGTTGAAAGAAGGCCCCCTATTCTCTTCTGAACGGGTAAAAGCATCTCACAAACGTTCGCCTCTGCAATCAATTCTGTGTCTTCCTCGGGGAAATCGATTGTCGCCTCAACAAGGGCCTTTACCTCCTTTAGGCCTTCCAGGAGCCCGTGAACTTCATCGGAGATCTTTCCATTTAATTGATCGCTCGCAAGCCTTAACGCCTTTTCGCTCGTTGCGGAGATCACCTCGGCAACACCCTCCGCCTGTGCAAGATCTAGCTTTCTATTTAAAAATGCCCGCATGGTGAATTCACCGGGGGCGGCAGGTTTTGCCCCTCCGCCCAAGATCGCATTCAGGACATTTTTTGTGGAGACGCTTCCCCCGTGGCAATGTATCTCAACGACATCCTCACCCGTATAGGAATGTGGGTCCTCCATCCACACGGCAAGCACGTTATCTATTATCCTATTATCTGTGGATATTTTTCCATAATAAAGTCGGTGAGTTATAAAGTTTTCCACCTTGATTAGACCACTTATCCACACATTTTCTAAGACCATTTTGGCGTTTGGACCGCTGATCCTGACGATGCCAACCGCACCGATTCCTGCCGGGGTTGATATGGCGGCTATTGTTTCTCTTCCCACAATTAAGACCCGATAGTGAAAAGGGCCCAAAATGGCAACTAAAAATAGTAAGCGCGCAACGAGTGGGCGGATCAGCATCGACAACAATATGGTGGAGAACGTGATCCGGCCGTTTGCGGTGGGGCGCAAGAACTGGCTATTTTCGGACAGCGTAGCCGTGGCAAACGCCTCGGCGGCGATCTACAGCGTAATGATCAGCGCGAAGCAAAACGGCCACAACGAGCACGCGTATTAACAGAGGTCAGTTGTAATGTGTTCATTATGACGACGGAAAGGTGTTGCCCAAAAAATAGTTTAAAAAAATTAAAAGATGATTATCCATGAAATGCGGACGCTTACAAGACACTTACAAGCCGGCCGCTCTCATAGAAGCAACTTTTTTGTGGCGCCGCCGATATTAGGAGGGGCTTGAGGGACTTTTAGAATCAGGCCTCTTACGCCACGCGTTAAAAGGTCAACGCGATGCGTATTTAACTATTTGATTATCTAGGGTATTTTTCATACAGATGTTAAACAAAGCTTTCATGTCGGCCCTTTTAGGGATCGTTTTCCTTTCGGCGTGCCAAAGTTCTGGCGAAGGCGGACCCGACCTGTCTCTTGCAGAGATCAAAACGCCCACACCGTCTATCTCCGAAAACGGGCCATCAACATCAACGAGCGTTCAGAAGCTTACATATAAGGTGGGACCATTTGTGCTCCCCGCCGGTCAAAAAGCCCAGGTAATGTGGGACGCCCCCGGCTCGATAACGTTCAAGACAGAAGAGCCTTTATGGGTAACCTCCTTCGAGTCGTCCATTGAGGACAGCTCCGGCGGCGAGCTCCCAAGCTC
This genomic window from Deltaproteobacteria bacterium CG11_big_fil_rev_8_21_14_0_20_49_13 contains:
- a CDS encoding tRNA uridine-5-carboxymethylaminomethyl(34) synthesis enzyme MnmG, which gives rise to MYDIIIIGGGHAGVEAALSAARIFSKRGEKKRVLLVTGKVSTIGHMSCNPAIGGLAKGHIVREIDALGGEMGVAADLTGIQFRRLNMSKGPAVRATRCQSDRNSYMRHIQKVLKQETGSRKHEGLHLGLELKEAIAEEIIVENGRVVGIMTSTGERLAARKVVITTGTFLNGLLHYGMEQEEGGRAGDFASHGLSKSLINAGLKLGRLKTGTCPRLKSETIDFSSLEKQNGDTPQPKFSFRRTTHPLEQLPCFITHTSAETHDIIRAEIHRSPLFSGKIKGTGPRYCPSIEDKVVRFASRERHQIFLEPEGMDIPEVYVNGLSTSLPIDVQLKIVRSIKGLKRAEIARAGYAVEYDFVLPTQLYPTLEVKNVSGLYTAGQINGTSGYEEAAAQGLMAGVNAARSILNEEAVILSRSDAYVGVLIDDLVTKGTEEPYRMFTSRAEHRLILREDNADMRLSELGNNINLLDDEQYQRFSAKRGSMERLVIASKEALRRKRTVDLSNEPEEIRAAVEIELKYEGYIKLQNQTVERLKDLEHFKIPADLDYDKITSISNEVRAKLKEVRPVTLAQASNISGITPAAISILMVCLR
- a CDS encoding tRNA uridine-5-carboxymethylaminomethyl(34) synthesis GTPase MnmE gives rise to the protein MLIRPLVARLLFLVAILGPFHYRVLIVGRETIAAISTPAGIGAVGIVRISGPNAKMVLENVWISGLIKVENFITHRLYYGKISTDNRIIDNVLAVWMEDPHSYTGEDVVEIHCHGGSVSTKNVLNAILGGGAKPAAPGEFTMRAFLNRKLDLAQAEGVAEVISATSEKALRLASDQLNGKISDEVHGLLEGLKEVKALVEATIDFPEEDTELIAEANVCEMLLPVQKRIGGLLSTYNEGRLIHDGVRAVIVGKPNVGKSSVLNALIGNERAIVHHTPGTTRDTIEESMELGGILFSITDTAGIRESSCEIEKIGVKRSKEKLSSADIVLVVLDASRPLDKEDAEVLEETGSIERVILLNKSDIAENKDEETFDFDDKTKKISTSAVTGVGMEELKKALISSVDKDALIDSDGAIITNLRHKHALDEADTAIGYSLEVISKKESAEFVAHHIQAAMNALMKITGEVTTEDVLNSIFSKFCIGK